In a genomic window of Streptomyces katrae:
- a CDS encoding aminotransferase class IV, which yields MRIWLDGTLRDADDAKVSVLDHGLTVGDGVFETLKAQDGTLFALTRHLERLTRSARGLGLPDPDLDEVRRACAAVLEANPMPLGRLRITYTGGLSPLGSDRGETGPTLVVAVGETARRPDTTAVITVPWVRNERSPLAGLKTTSYAENVVALARANRAGASEALFANTVGQLCEGTGSNVFVVLDGELHTPPVASGCLAGITRALAAEWTGAHETDLPLDVLERAEEVFLTSTLRDVQAVHRIDGRVLPAAPGPVTAKAMRVFEERAASDIDP from the coding sequence GTGAGGATCTGGCTCGACGGAACACTGCGGGACGCCGACGACGCGAAGGTGTCCGTCCTCGACCACGGGCTGACCGTGGGCGACGGGGTCTTCGAGACCCTCAAGGCGCAGGACGGCACCCTCTTCGCCCTCACCCGGCACCTGGAGCGGCTGACCCGCTCCGCCCGCGGCCTCGGCCTGCCCGACCCCGACCTCGACGAGGTCCGCCGGGCCTGCGCCGCCGTCCTGGAGGCCAACCCGATGCCGCTCGGCCGGCTGCGGATCACCTACACCGGCGGCCTCTCCCCGCTCGGCTCCGACCGCGGCGAGACCGGGCCCACCCTGGTCGTCGCCGTCGGCGAGACCGCCCGCCGCCCGGACACCACGGCCGTGATCACCGTCCCCTGGGTGCGCAACGAGCGCTCGCCCCTGGCCGGCCTGAAGACCACCTCCTACGCCGAGAACGTGGTCGCCCTCGCCCGGGCGAACCGGGCGGGCGCCTCCGAGGCCCTTTTCGCCAACACGGTGGGGCAGCTCTGCGAGGGCACCGGCTCCAACGTCTTCGTCGTCCTCGACGGCGAACTGCACACCCCGCCCGTGGCCTCCGGCTGCCTCGCGGGCATCACCCGCGCCCTGGCCGCCGAATGGACCGGCGCCCACGAGACCGACCTGCCCCTCGACGTCCTGGAGCGGGCCGAGGAGGTCTTCCTGACCTCCACCCTGCGCGACGTCCAGGCCGTCCACCGCATCGACGGCCGCGTCCTGCCCGCCGCCCCCGGCCCGGTCACCGCCAAGGCCATGCGGGTCTTCGAGGAGCGCGCGGCGTCCGACATCGACCCCTGA
- a CDS encoding GNAT family N-acetyltransferase → MTTTLRPTGPLQHSGGGGRSRPYEVRVNSRRVGTLLIAADTPFGPTLGEIRDLAIDEADRRRGRATVAALAAEEVLRGWGCRRVRISVPAGSPGGLRLAGSLGYAETGRNMAKELPQDPPALSEGVRGRPMTQAEYAAWDVRARAEYAASWTARGMRPQEARAKSEADHDAQLPRGLDTPGVTFAVLEAAGTPVGHVWLAPRGEGGAGAYVYDVAVAEEHRGRGHGRDLMLLAERAAIARGHRLLALHVFADNTPALRLYESLGYRTTEVNYAKELL, encoded by the coding sequence ATGACCACCACCCTGCGGCCGACCGGGCCGCTTCAGCACAGCGGGGGCGGCGGGCGCTCGCGCCCGTATGAGGTCCGCGTCAACAGCAGGCGGGTCGGAACGCTCCTGATCGCCGCCGACACGCCCTTCGGGCCGACGCTGGGGGAGATCCGCGACCTGGCCATCGACGAGGCGGACCGCCGCCGCGGCCGCGCCACGGTCGCCGCGCTGGCCGCCGAGGAGGTGCTGCGCGGCTGGGGCTGCCGCCGGGTGCGGATCTCCGTCCCGGCGGGCTCCCCGGGCGGCCTGCGGCTCGCCGGGTCCCTGGGATACGCGGAAACGGGCCGGAACATGGCCAAGGAGCTCCCCCAGGACCCGCCGGCCCTCTCCGAAGGGGTGCGGGGCCGGCCGATGACGCAGGCCGAGTACGCGGCGTGGGACGTCCGTGCCCGCGCGGAGTACGCGGCGAGCTGGACGGCCCGGGGCATGCGGCCGCAGGAGGCGCGGGCCAAGTCGGAGGCGGACCACGATGCGCAGCTCCCGCGCGGCCTGGACACCCCGGGCGTCACCTTCGCCGTCCTGGAGGCGGCCGGGACCCCGGTCGGGCACGTGTGGCTCGCGCCGCGCGGGGAGGGCGGCGCGGGGGCGTACGTGTACGACGTCGCGGTCGCCGAGGAGCACCGGGGCCGCGGCCACGGCCGGGACCTGATGCTCCTCGCGGAGCGCGCCGCGATCGCGCGGGGCCACCGCCTGCTGGCGCTGCACGTGTTCGCCGACAACACCCCGGCCCTGCGGCTGTACGAATCCCTCGGCTACCGGACCACGGAGGTGAACTACGCCAAGGAACTCCTCTGA
- a CDS encoding chorismate-binding protein — translation MHDLPPLARFGGLLATDLRDVTSDPSALDSTGFWVVSADFEGRLVCARFGDIRPDPVPAPVPGAWRGPAADRWSSSLDRSAYVAGVRRIREYIAAGEVYQANLCRVVSAPLPDPAAADVDALTALLARGNPAPYAGTIRLRAHGVEIATASPELYLRRAGRRVESGPIKGTGRTAADLLPKDHAENVMIVDLVRNDLGRVCATGSVTVPQLCALEEHPGLVHLVSTVSGELAEGAGWPELLAATFPPGSVTGAPKSSALRIIEELETAPRGPYCGGIGWVDADRGTAALAVGIRTFWIDREAPGGPRLSFGTGAGITWGSDPEREWAETELKAARLLALASGGPAPGADETTHDLSGGTVR, via the coding sequence GTGCACGACCTGCCTCCCCTGGCCCGCTTCGGCGGCCTCCTCGCGACCGACCTCCGAGACGTCACCAGCGATCCCTCGGCCCTCGACTCCACCGGGTTCTGGGTGGTGAGCGCGGACTTCGAAGGCCGGCTGGTCTGCGCGCGCTTCGGGGACATACGCCCCGACCCCGTGCCCGCGCCCGTCCCGGGGGCCTGGCGCGGACCCGCCGCCGACCGCTGGTCCTCCTCCCTCGACCGCTCCGCGTACGTCGCGGGGGTCCGCCGGATCCGCGAGTACATCGCGGCGGGGGAGGTCTACCAGGCCAACCTCTGCCGCGTGGTCTCCGCTCCGCTGCCCGACCCGGCCGCCGCCGACGTGGACGCCCTCACCGCCCTCCTCGCGCGCGGCAACCCGGCCCCCTACGCAGGAACGATTCGGCTCCGCGCCCACGGCGTGGAGATCGCCACCGCCTCCCCGGAGCTGTACCTGCGCCGGGCGGGCCGCCGCGTGGAGTCCGGACCGATCAAGGGCACCGGCCGCACCGCCGCCGACCTGCTGCCCAAGGACCACGCCGAGAACGTGATGATCGTGGACCTCGTCCGCAACGACCTGGGCCGCGTCTGCGCCACCGGCTCGGTCACCGTGCCCCAGCTGTGCGCCCTGGAGGAGCACCCCGGCCTGGTCCACCTGGTCTCCACCGTCAGCGGCGAGCTCGCCGAGGGCGCGGGCTGGCCCGAGCTGCTGGCCGCCACCTTCCCGCCCGGCTCCGTCACCGGCGCGCCCAAGTCCTCCGCCCTGAGGATCATCGAAGAGCTGGAGACCGCCCCGCGCGGCCCCTACTGTGGGGGCATCGGCTGGGTCGACGCCGACCGGGGCACCGCCGCGCTCGCCGTCGGCATCCGCACCTTCTGGATCGACCGCGAGGCCCCCGGCGGGCCCCGCCTGAGCTTCGGCACCGGCGCCGGGATCACCTGGGGCTCCGACCCCGAGCGGGAATGGGCCGAGACCGAGCTCAAGGCGGCCCGGCTGCTCGCGCTGGCCTCGGGCGGGCCCGCCCCGGGCGCGGACGAGACGACGCACGACCTGAGTGGAGGAACCGTACGGTGA
- the cobA gene encoding uroporphyrinogen-III C-methyltransferase, with translation MGNPAHPAYPVGLRLTGRRVVVIGGGQVAQRRLPALVAAGADVLLVSPSATPSVDAMAETGEIRWERRRYQDGDLDGAWYALIATRDREANDRASAEAEAKRVWCVRADDAEAATAWTPATGRVEGVTVAVLSGNDPRRSAAVRDAVVEGLRDGSLTAARPHTPGVALVGGGPGDPDLITVRGRRLLAEADVVIADRLGPRDLLDELPPHVEVIDAAKIPYGRFMAQEAINNALIEHAKAGKAVVRLKGGDPYVFGRGMEELQALAEHGIPCTVVPGISSSISVPSAAGIPVTHRGVAHEFTVVSGHVGPDDPRSLVDWAALAKLTGTLVILMGVDKIGLIAEALIKHGRPADTPVAVVQEGTTATQRRVDATLATVGETVRAEEVRPPAVIVIGEVVAVNPPGELPTFPVLPEPPATGA, from the coding sequence ATGGGAAACCCGGCACACCCCGCCTACCCCGTAGGACTGCGCCTGACCGGGCGCCGCGTCGTCGTCATCGGCGGCGGCCAGGTCGCCCAGCGCCGCCTGCCCGCCCTCGTCGCCGCCGGTGCGGACGTCCTGCTGGTGTCCCCGTCCGCCACCCCCTCCGTGGACGCGATGGCCGAGACCGGGGAGATCCGCTGGGAGCGGCGCCGCTACCAGGACGGCGACCTCGACGGTGCCTGGTACGCCCTGATCGCCACCCGCGACCGCGAGGCCAACGACCGTGCCTCCGCCGAGGCCGAGGCCAAGCGGGTCTGGTGCGTGCGCGCCGACGACGCCGAGGCGGCGACCGCCTGGACCCCCGCGACCGGCCGGGTCGAGGGCGTCACGGTGGCCGTGCTCAGCGGAAACGATCCGCGCCGCTCCGCGGCCGTACGCGACGCCGTGGTCGAGGGGCTGCGCGACGGCTCCCTCACCGCCGCCCGCCCGCACACCCCCGGAGTCGCCCTCGTCGGCGGCGGCCCGGGCGACCCGGACCTGATCACCGTGCGCGGCCGGCGCCTGCTCGCCGAGGCCGACGTCGTGATCGCCGACCGGCTCGGCCCCCGCGACCTCCTGGACGAGCTCCCGCCGCACGTCGAGGTCATCGACGCCGCGAAGATCCCGTACGGCCGTTTCATGGCCCAGGAGGCCATCAACAACGCCCTCATCGAGCACGCCAAGGCCGGCAAGGCCGTGGTCCGGCTCAAGGGCGGCGACCCCTACGTCTTCGGCCGCGGCATGGAAGAGCTCCAGGCCCTCGCCGAGCACGGCATCCCCTGCACGGTCGTGCCGGGCATCTCCAGCTCCATCTCGGTGCCGAGCGCGGCCGGGATCCCCGTGACCCACCGCGGCGTGGCGCACGAGTTCACCGTGGTCAGCGGCCACGTCGGCCCCGACGACCCGCGTTCCCTGGTCGACTGGGCCGCGCTGGCCAAGCTCACCGGCACCCTCGTCATCCTGATGGGCGTCGACAAGATCGGGCTGATCGCCGAGGCCCTGATCAAGCACGGCCGCCCCGCCGACACCCCGGTCGCGGTCGTCCAGGAGGGCACCACCGCCACCCAGCGCCGCGTGGACGCCACCCTCGCCACGGTCGGCGAGACCGTGCGCGCCGAGGAGGTCCGCCCGCCGGCCGTCATCGTCATCGGCGAGGTCGTCGCCGTGAACCCTCCCGGCGAGCTCCCCACCTTCCCCGTGCTCCCCGAGCCCCCCGCCACCGGCGCCTGA
- a CDS encoding DsbA family protein, producing MTDSVILDVWCELQCPDCHSALDDVRALRARYGDRLDIRLRHFPLEKHKHAFAAAQAAEEALEQGQGWPYAEAVLARAAELGERGEAVLLDAARELGLDAEEFDTALIDGRHILIVDADQAEGKAIGVTGTPTYVIGGERLDGGKSQEGLRARIEEIADRLLAGG from the coding sequence ATGACCGATTCCGTGATCCTCGACGTCTGGTGCGAACTCCAGTGCCCGGACTGCCACAGCGCTCTGGACGACGTGCGCGCCCTGCGGGCCCGCTACGGCGACCGGCTGGACATCCGGCTGCGCCACTTCCCGCTGGAGAAGCACAAGCACGCCTTCGCCGCCGCGCAGGCCGCCGAGGAGGCCCTGGAGCAGGGGCAGGGCTGGCCGTACGCGGAGGCGGTACTGGCCAGGGCGGCCGAGCTCGGCGAGCGCGGCGAGGCCGTACTGCTCGACGCGGCCCGTGAACTGGGCCTGGACGCCGAGGAGTTCGACACCGCCCTGATCGACGGGCGGCACATCCTGATCGTCGACGCCGACCAGGCCGAGGGCAAGGCCATCGGCGTGACCGGCACCCCGACCTACGTGATCGGCGGCGAGCGCCTCGACGGCGGCAAGAGCCAGGAGGGCCTGCGCGCCCGGATCGAGGAGATCGCCGACCGGCTGCTGGCCGGCGGCTGA
- a CDS encoding CGNR zinc finger domain-containing protein has protein sequence MQIPHDTRRALDVVVALVNTAAEPGRPDGLADVAALRGFVKEYAISDVGELTARDLAGVRTVRGKFAQVFAAPNSRAAAVLINELVATAGTTPRLTDHDGYDWHVHYFAPGASVGDHLAADGGMALAFIVVSGEQERLRRCEAPDCRRAFVDLSRNRSRRYCDSRTCGNRLHVAAYRARRKGADSHPEHASEQVEVVHGGEQEQ, from the coding sequence GTGCAGATCCCCCACGACACCCGTCGCGCGCTCGACGTCGTCGTCGCGCTGGTCAACACAGCGGCCGAGCCCGGCCGGCCCGACGGGCTGGCGGACGTCGCCGCCCTGCGCGGCTTCGTCAAGGAGTACGCGATCAGCGACGTCGGCGAGCTCACCGCCCGCGACCTCGCCGGGGTCCGGACGGTACGGGGCAAGTTCGCCCAGGTCTTCGCCGCGCCGAACTCCCGCGCCGCGGCCGTGCTGATCAACGAGCTGGTGGCCACCGCCGGCACCACCCCCCGGCTGACCGACCACGACGGCTACGACTGGCACGTGCACTACTTCGCGCCGGGCGCCTCGGTGGGCGACCACCTGGCGGCGGACGGGGGCATGGCGCTGGCCTTCATCGTGGTCTCCGGCGAGCAGGAGCGGCTGCGCCGCTGCGAGGCCCCGGACTGCCGGCGGGCCTTCGTGGACCTCTCCCGCAACCGCTCGCGCCGCTACTGCGACAGCCGGACCTGCGGGAACCGGCTGCACGTGGCCGCGTACCGGGCGCGCCGCAAGGGTGCCGACAGCCACCCGGAGCACGCGTCAGAGCAGGTAGAGGTCGTGCACGGCGGCGAGCAGGAGCAGTAG
- a CDS encoding helix-turn-helix domain-containing protein: MTTKSESNDPEPIGQLIRRLRTASGRTQECLAADLSARRGYPLEQAAVSRWETHERLPDPASRALLAAEFGVPEEELCRAVALARRLRRQEQQSDQENDVNRRGFMASAGIAVIQPSSLLAAGRRIGADVPGQLSQRTARLRRLDDFAGGGDTYRLYVRELDSTIRLADEGVYSETTGRALRGIVSEQAQLAGWAAYDAGHYGAARNHYMTALAASRAAGNTSLEGNSLAFLAYLEWTVGGDSGVRFATAACEALGTNATPAVRALLADRLAWQHATSGNASAADYALKTAEEAIHEESDESAPDWAYWVDSDEIAIMTGRCWAELHRPLRAIPALEDALSRYDDTRARDKALYLSWLASAYLDAGEVEHAATITGRVLDLAEGLASVRPAARARAMVRRLEPHRALAPVTALLDRVKA, from the coding sequence ATGACGACCAAGAGCGAGAGCAACGATCCGGAGCCGATCGGCCAACTGATTCGTCGGCTGCGGACGGCCAGCGGACGGACGCAGGAATGTCTGGCCGCAGACCTCTCCGCACGGCGGGGATACCCGCTGGAGCAGGCTGCGGTGTCGAGATGGGAAACGCACGAGCGACTTCCGGACCCCGCGTCGCGGGCACTGCTGGCGGCCGAGTTCGGCGTGCCGGAGGAAGAGCTTTGCCGCGCAGTCGCGCTGGCGCGGCGGCTTCGCCGTCAGGAGCAGCAGAGCGACCAGGAGAACGATGTGAACCGCCGAGGATTCATGGCCAGCGCTGGCATCGCCGTCATACAGCCATCGTCGCTACTGGCGGCGGGCCGGAGGATCGGTGCCGACGTGCCGGGGCAGCTGAGCCAGAGAACGGCCCGGCTCAGACGACTGGACGACTTCGCGGGCGGTGGTGACACCTACCGGTTGTACGTGCGTGAGCTCGACAGCACGATCCGGCTGGCCGACGAAGGTGTCTACTCGGAGACCACAGGGCGTGCCCTTCGGGGAATCGTCTCCGAACAAGCTCAGCTGGCGGGATGGGCGGCATACGACGCCGGCCACTACGGGGCCGCCCGCAACCACTACATGACCGCCCTGGCGGCATCCCGGGCTGCCGGGAACACCTCCTTGGAAGGCAACTCGCTGGCCTTCCTCGCGTACTTGGAGTGGACTGTGGGTGGCGACTCCGGCGTCAGGTTTGCGACGGCCGCGTGCGAGGCGCTGGGCACGAACGCGACGCCGGCCGTACGGGCCCTCCTGGCGGACCGACTGGCATGGCAGCACGCGACATCCGGCAATGCCTCAGCAGCGGACTACGCCCTTAAGACGGCCGAAGAAGCCATCCACGAGGAAAGCGACGAGTCAGCGCCGGACTGGGCCTACTGGGTGGACAGTGACGAAATCGCGATCATGACTGGGAGGTGTTGGGCGGAGCTACATCGTCCGCTGCGGGCCATCCCCGCGTTGGAGGACGCCCTCAGCCGCTACGACGACACACGGGCACGAGACAAAGCGCTGTACCTCTCCTGGCTCGCGTCGGCCTACCTGGACGCAGGAGAAGTCGAGCACGCAGCCACGATCACGGGTCGAGTGCTCGACCTCGCGGAGGGGCTGGCTTCGGTCAGACCGGCCGCACGGGCTCGGGCGATGGTCAGGCGGCTGGAGCCCCACCGGGCCCTTGCCCCGGTCACCGCACTGCTGGATCGTGTGAAGGCCTAG
- a CDS encoding serine/threonine-protein kinase produces MAMMRLRREDPRVVGSFRLHRRLGAGGMGVVYLGSDRRGQRVALKVIRPDLAEDQEFRSRFAREVSAARRIRGGCTARLVAADLEAERPWFATQYVPGPSLHDKVAEEGPLTAAQIAAIGAALSEGLVAVHEAGVVHRDLKPSNILLSPKGPRIIDFGIAWATGASTLTHVGTAVGSPGFLAPEQVRGAAVTPATDVFSLGATLAYAAMADSPFGHGSSEVMLYRVVHEEPHLVGVPDALAPLVRACLAKDPEERPSTLQLSMRLKEIAAREAQGLGDGRPPAQRARVERSTGRLPERAAGYAGQDTERRTGGGGRGPGERLGDRAGERAGERHGERHGDRPAGATPAPRPQGPHSGARPRPSGSRHPGSTAGRTGGRTGPRTGPRTTGTGRRPSRPDPKLMRQRLIVFVVVTLLVALGIALAQRL; encoded by the coding sequence ATGGCGATGATGCGGCTCCGGCGCGAGGACCCGCGTGTCGTCGGCTCCTTCAGACTGCACCGGCGGCTCGGTGCCGGCGGCATGGGCGTCGTCTACCTCGGCTCCGACCGGCGCGGGCAGCGCGTCGCCCTCAAGGTGATCCGGCCCGACCTGGCCGAGGACCAGGAGTTCCGCTCCCGGTTCGCCCGCGAGGTGTCCGCCGCCCGGCGGATCCGCGGCGGGTGCACGGCCCGGCTGGTGGCCGCGGACCTGGAGGCCGAGCGGCCCTGGTTCGCCACCCAGTACGTGCCCGGCCCCTCGCTGCACGACAAGGTGGCCGAGGAAGGCCCCCTGACGGCGGCACAGATCGCCGCCATCGGCGCCGCGCTGTCCGAAGGGCTGGTCGCCGTCCACGAGGCCGGGGTCGTCCACCGCGACCTGAAGCCCTCGAACATCCTGCTGTCGCCCAAGGGGCCGCGGATCATCGACTTCGGCATCGCCTGGGCCACGGGTGCCAGCACCCTGACCCACGTCGGCACCGCCGTCGGCTCCCCCGGCTTCCTCGCCCCCGAGCAGGTGCGCGGCGCCGCCGTCACCCCGGCCACGGACGTGTTCTCCCTCGGCGCCACCCTCGCCTACGCCGCGATGGCCGACTCCCCCTTCGGGCACGGCAGTTCCGAGGTCATGCTGTACCGGGTCGTGCACGAGGAGCCGCACCTGGTCGGCGTCCCGGACGCGCTGGCCCCGCTGGTGCGGGCCTGCCTGGCCAAGGACCCCGAGGAGCGGCCGAGCACCCTGCAGCTGTCGATGCGGCTCAAGGAGATCGCCGCCCGCGAGGCGCAGGGGCTGGGCGACGGCCGCCCTCCGGCCCAGCGTGCCCGCGTCGAGCGGTCCACCGGCCGGCTGCCGGAGCGGGCCGCCGGGTACGCGGGGCAGGACACCGAGCGGCGTACCGGGGGCGGCGGCCGGGGCCCGGGCGAGCGGCTGGGCGATCGGGCCGGCGAGCGTGCGGGTGAGCGGCACGGCGAGCGGCACGGGGACCGCCCGGCCGGCGCCACGCCCGCCCCGCGGCCGCAGGGGCCGCACAGCGGGGCGCGCCCGCGCCCGTCGGGCTCCCGCCACCCCGGGTCGACGGCGGGGCGCACGGGGGGCCGTACGGGACCGCGCACCGGGCCCCGTACCACCGGCACCGGGCGGCGGCCTTCGCGGCCCGACCCGAAGCTGATGCGGCAGCGGCTGATCGTGTTCGTGGTCGTGACCCTGCTGGTGGCGCTGGGGATCGCGCTCGCGCAGCGGCTGTGA
- the cutA gene encoding divalent-cation tolerance protein CutA, which produces MADFLIVITTVHTHEAARKLSRSAVEAGLAASGQVTGPIETTYRHLGEVTEGTEYQVAFRTADDCCEALEKHLADNHPYDSPEVIAFGIDAGRAEYLEWITRATR; this is translated from the coding sequence ATGGCTGACTTCTTGATTGTGATCACGACCGTCCATACTCACGAGGCCGCCCGGAAGCTGTCGCGGTCGGCGGTGGAGGCGGGGTTGGCCGCCTCCGGGCAGGTGACCGGTCCGATCGAGACCACGTACAGGCACCTCGGCGAGGTGACCGAGGGGACCGAGTACCAGGTGGCGTTCCGGACAGCCGATGATTGCTGCGAGGCGTTGGAGAAACACCTCGCGGACAACCACCCGTACGACTCGCCGGAGGTCATCGCGTTCGGAATTGACGCTGGTCGTGCCGAGTACCTGGAGTGGATCACCCGCGCCACCCGCTAG
- a CDS encoding TrmH family RNA methyltransferase, with protein MADLITIEDPEDPRLRDYTGLTDVELRRRREPAEGLFIAEGEKVIRRARDAGYEMRSMLLSAKWVDVMRDVIDEIPAPVYAVSPDLAERVTGYHVHRGALASMQRKPLPTAPELLASARRVAVMEAVNDHTNIGAIFRSAAALGMDAVLLSPDCADPLYRRSVKVSMGAVFSVPYARLEAWPKSLDTVREAGFKLLALTPHEKASPIDVAAPHTLERVALMLGAEGDGLSTQALVAADEWVRIPMAHGVDSLNVGAAAAVAFYAVAGSGGNA; from the coding sequence GTGGCTGATCTCATCACCATCGAAGACCCCGAAGACCCCCGCCTGCGCGACTACACGGGCCTGACCGACGTGGAGCTGCGCCGGCGCAGAGAGCCCGCCGAGGGCCTGTTCATCGCCGAGGGCGAGAAGGTCATCCGGCGGGCCAGGGACGCCGGGTACGAGATGCGCTCGATGCTGCTCTCCGCCAAGTGGGTGGACGTCATGCGCGACGTCATCGACGAGATCCCGGCCCCGGTGTACGCCGTCAGCCCGGACCTCGCCGAGCGCGTCACCGGCTACCACGTGCACCGCGGCGCCCTGGCCTCGATGCAGCGCAAGCCGCTGCCCACGGCGCCGGAGCTGCTGGCTTCGGCCCGGCGGGTGGCCGTCATGGAGGCGGTGAACGACCACACCAACATCGGGGCCATCTTCCGCAGCGCCGCCGCCCTCGGAATGGACGCCGTCCTGCTGTCGCCGGACTGCGCGGACCCGCTGTACCGCCGCTCGGTGAAGGTGTCGATGGGTGCGGTGTTCTCCGTCCCCTACGCCCGCCTGGAGGCCTGGCCCAAGAGCCTGGACACGGTCCGCGAGGCGGGCTTCAAGCTGCTGGCGCTCACCCCGCACGAGAAGGCCTCGCCGATCGACGTGGCGGCCCCGCACACCCTGGAACGGGTGGCGCTGATGCTGGGCGCCGAGGGCGACGGCCTGTCGACGCAGGCGCTGGTCGCCGCCGACGAGTGGGTACGGATCCCCATGGCGCACGGCGTGGACTCGCTGAACGTGGGCGCGGCCGCGGCGGTGGCCTTCTACGCGGTGGCGGGCAGCGGCGGCAACGCCTGA